The following proteins come from a genomic window of Miscanthus floridulus cultivar M001 chromosome 2, ASM1932011v1, whole genome shotgun sequence:
- the LOC136515481 gene encoding scarecrow-like protein 30, translated as MIMDPRPRDNLNFGARLPTPNPPTPHMISFSLQQPQLQFFPSYGFHSHNHNNPPVSSHPSPPSVMPSCTTPSPASTTTTEPDNAEDFSEAVADDAILAYINQFLLEDEDEESYPVASAPVEDSALLAAVEKPFVDILKSAKPITAKAYEVKSWITDDCHSTGSGRFHDVVTSSLDSTQLPGEMVQGDVVGAVHKGQKNPRDDDLEVEGRKSKQSALCDEETVREMFDKVLLCTDKNCAFKSPMPADAQISGGYVKGSGNRRGRRKGGSGAGAEQEPVDLATLLIHCAQAAAIDDHRNSSELLKQTRKHSSATGDAGQRLAHYFADGLEARLAGTGSSIYRSLAAKRTSTGDMLKAFNLYVKACPFRIISHYVANMTILNATKSVTRLHIIEYGIMYGFQWPILMQHLSKRSGGPPILRITGIDFPLSGFRPAERVEATGRRLHEYARMFNVPFEYQAIAAKWDTIQVKDLNIKSDEFIVVNCLYRMRNMMDETATDDSPRTRVLNTIRKLNPNLFVHGIVNGTYNAPFFVTRFKEAMFFFSSIFDMLEANASRMDEHRLLIEREFFGREAVNVIACEGTERIERPETYKQWQMRNLRAGFRQLPLDREIMKRARYKVSKTYPRDFLVDEDNKWMLQGWKGRVIYALSVWSS; from the coding sequence ATGATAATGGACCCTCGTCCTCGTGATAATCTCAACTTTGGTGCTCGATTGCCCACCCCAAATCCACCCACCCCTCACATGATTAGCTTCTCCCTCCAACAACCACAGCTTCAGTTCTTCCCTTCATATGGATTCCACAGCCACAACCACAACAACCCTCCTGTCAGCTCACATCCATCTCCACCCTCGGTCATGCCTAGCTGCACCACGCCAAGCCCGGCATCAACAACCACAACCGAGCCAGACAACGCCGAGGATTTCTCCGAGGCTGTTGCTGATGATGCAATCCTTGCTTACATCAACCAGTTCCttcttgaagatgaggatgaggagtccTATCCTGTTGCCAGTGCGCCTGTGGAGGATTCAGCACTCCTCGCAGCTGTGGAGAAACCATTCGTTGACATCCTCAAGTCTGCTAAGCCTATCACAGCAAAGGCCTATGAAGTAAAATCCTGGATTACTGATGATTGCCATTCCACGGGAAGTGGAAGATTTCATGATGTGGTCACAAGTAGTCTGGACTCTACCCAATTGCCTGGTGAAATGGTTCAGGGGGATGTAGTTGGTGCTGTTCATAAGGGTCAAAAGAACCCACGTGACGATGACTTGGAGGTGGAGGGGAGGAAGAGCAAACAGTCCGCATTGTGTGATGAGGAGACTGTCCGAGAGATGTTTGACAAAGTGCTGTTGTGTACCGATAAGAATTGTGCGTTCAAGTCACCAATGCCAGCCGATGCACAAATCAGCGGGGGATATGTGAAAGGATCTGGAAATAGAAGAGGGCGAAGGAAGGGAGGATCCGGTGCTggtgcagagcaggagccagtcGATCTCGCAACCCTACTTATCCATTGTGCTCAGGCTGCGGCTATTGatgaccacagaaactcaagtgaGCTGCTGAAACAGACTAGGAAGCATTCTTCTGCTACTGGAGATGCTGGCCAGAGATTGGCGCACTACTTTGCTGATGGGCTCGAGGCTCGCCTAGCTGGCACTGGTAGCAGCATCTACCGTTCACTTGCTGCGAAGAGAACTTCTACTGGTGATATGCTGAAAGCGTTCAATTTATATGTTAAAGCATGTCCATTTAGGATAATATCGCACTATGTTGCAAATATGACCATCTTAAATGCTACAAAGAGTGTGACAAGGTTGCACATTATAGAATACGGGATAATGTATGGTTTCCAGTGGCCAATCCTCATGCAGCACCTCTCAAAGAGATCTGGTGGCCCCCCAATCCTTCGAATCACTGGTATAGACTTTCCCCTGTCAGGATTCCGCCCTGCAGAGCGTGTTGAGGCGACAGGGCGACGGTTACATGAGTATGCCCGTATGTTCAATGTTCCATTTGAATATCAAGCCATTGCTGCCAAGTGGGATACTATCCAAGTTAAAGATCTCAATATAAAGAGCGACGAGTTCATTGTCGTTAACTGCCTTTACCGAATGAGGAACATGATGGACGAGACGGCGACAGATGACAGCCCGAGAACAAGGGTTTTGAACACAATCAGAAAGTTGAATCCCAATTTGTTCGTTCATGGGATTGTCAACGGTACTTACAATGCACCCTTCTTTGTGACACGGTTTAAGGAGGCTATGTTTTTTTTCTCTTCAATCTTTGATATGCTTGAAGCAAATGCCTCACGGATGGATGAACATAGGCTGCTGATAGAAAGAGAATTCTTTGGACGGGAAGCTGTTAATGTGATTGCTTGTGAGGGTACAGAGAGGATTGAAAGGCCAGAGACCTACAAACAATGGCAGATGAGAAACCTCAGGGCAGGCTTCCGGCAGCTACCTCTGGACAGAGAGATAATGAAGAGAGCAAGGTACAAGGTTAGCAAGACCTATCCGAGGGATTTCCTCGTGGACGAAGATAACAAGTGGATGCTACAAGGTTGGAAGGGTCGTGTCATATATGCTCTCTCAGTATGGAGTAGCTAG